The Brassica oleracea var. oleracea cultivar TO1000 chromosome C6, BOL, whole genome shotgun sequence genomic interval TGTTGGCGTCGAAAACGGTTACGACGAAGTTAACGTCCAAATCCCCGAAGAAGGAAAAACGTATAAACCTTCTTCGACAAATTCTTTTTTGAAATAGATTCTTCTTTACGAAAAGCTTTGCGAAGGAAACGCGAGTCATTGGACAAGAGCCTAAAAAAGATCGTTACGCAGCGACCGAACACGTGCTCCGCTCAGTCGCTACGTAGCAACCGAGTTCGAGCCAAGGCTCGGTCGCTACGTAGCGACCGAAAGTCCATTCCGCTCGGTCGCTACGTAGCGACCGAGCTCTTCCGAAACATCGATACGACATTAGTCCATGCGTTCTCGTCTACCCTTCGATGCTATTTCTCGAAGACCATAGCGAACCCATTTCACGATTCCCCGCCATTCTAAGTTATCAATCAAACTTTACCGTAAAAACCACAGAAAGTTCGTTTTTTGTCGAAAGAAGCCGTAATAAACGCTTCGAGTCGGAAGACGGCCCAAAGGGACCTAAGACATGACTCGAGACCCAACTTACGATTTCTTAATCAACAGCCCGTAAGCCGCATGACGGTTTACGCTTGGTTCGCAAGGAAAGATAAATGTCAAGTTTCCGCGGATAAATACGAAATTTTGAAGATAATTACGAAAATCTGAAAAAATGGAATATCTCCATTTTTATGCTATGGCGGCTTAAGGGCAGAAGGGGAAAAGCGTAAACCGACCTTGGAGCCAGTATATAAGGAGTCCTAGGCGGGAGACATGGTGGAGGACTTTTTCACAGGAAACTTAGCATTTAGAGCGATTTTAGGCAATTTTCCGTTTTTTCTATTAGAGCTGCGACTCAATTAGGTTTTTGCCGTTTTAGGGTTTTAGAACTAGGAATCTCGCCGACAGCTCTCGTAGCCCAGACACTTACCTTGTTGTAAACGCTCAAACGCAGATTTGGAATAAGAACTATCTTGCTCTTTTTTTTCGATTTCTTATTTTATTACTGTTCTCGTTTCGTGTTCTGATTGCTTGGCGTGTGGTATTAGCAGATATCCGAGACCTCTGGGAAATTAGGGTTCTCCTTCTTTCCTAATTTAAACAGAAATCGACAGTGCGAATTTCGGTTCCCACAGTTTGGCGCTAGAAGGAGGGGGGTACGGATCAATCTACCTCTCAATCACATGATCAATCTAACTCTCAACCACATCACGCTCAACCAGACATGTCAACTGACAACACGGATAACATGTAGACTCCTCTTAACGGAGTCAGCGGCACTAATCTCCACACTCCCGCAGCAGACGTATCTGCGGCCAACGAACCATCCAACGCCGCGGTGCTCGAGGAGTTTAAAAAGATGTTCGCACCTACGAAAGAAGGTCGGAAGAATAGGATAAGCTCGTTAGCACCTTGACCAAACAAGTTGAAACTTTAACGGCAAGGAATCGAGCGATCCGCCCCCGCGGAACCACTAAAGTCCGCGGGAAAAGACTCGACTTTGCAACCCCACTCAACAGGCCTGGAGCCGCGCAGGAACGACCTTCGGGTCAAAACCCTAGCGAGAAATCTCCCGTCGAAAAGGGAAACTCCAAAAGCCCTCCGCCTCCCGCGAAGGTTTTGGAGGACAACGGAATCGAGCAAGGCGACATGGATCCTAGCGATGTCTCCAACAATACTGATGAGGACGTCGACAGACATCCAAGGAGGACCAGAAGCCGATTCACTCGGGAAAGCTCTCCGTTCGGCAAACCAATGACAGAAGAGGAGGAAATCCTCTATTGGAACGAACAAGAAGAGCTGGCTGAAAAGCAAACAGAGCTCACTCACAGTAAACGCCGACAAGCGCGGAAATCTGGTGACGAGACGTCAGATNNNNNNNNNNNNNNNNNNNNNNNNNNNNNNNNNNNNNNNNNNNNNNNNNNNNNNNNNNNNNNNNNNNNNNNNNNNNNNNNNNNNNNNNNNNNNNNNNNNNNNNNNNNNNNNNNNNNNNNNNNNNNNNNNTGGTGACTTTGGAGCATTTAGAGATGGTTTGGAGGCAAAAAGGGATGATTCTCGAGAAGGAGACGCATTGATCAAGTGTCCCAGCGGCATAAGGACGTCCCAGCGGCCCTTTGGCCCCTCAAGAAGCCGCTGCAAGCACTGAGAAACGGAGACTAAGTGTGGGAGTGGCCTTACGCAGCGGTGTACCGAAGCCGCTAGAGACGCTCGAGAGATGAAGACTCAAGAAATGGAGACCAAGTGCGGGAGCGGCCTGACGCAGCGGTGTGACGAGACCGCTGGGAAAATACCCCGTTCCCTGCCGCGCTTGTACTTGTCGCAGTGGTGTGATGACGAAGCAAGTAAGCCGCTGCGAGTGTCCCAGCGGCTAGGCGAGTCAAGAAAGTCAACATTTTCCGGGTTTGACCAGATAATTACCAATTTGTGTTTTGGTTAACCCAGGTTTGTTGGGTTAAACCAGGTTCGACTTTAAGCTACTATAAAGGTCCTTCAGACCTAATTGTAGGATCTTATCTTGTTTTCTATCTAATCACAAAAGAACTTTTAGGTGAAAGATCTTATCTTGATCATTTCTCTCTTGTGATTCCTTGATTATCTTGATCACTAATCATGATTAGCACCAAATCATCTTTGATTCTTGGGATCATCATGGAGAGTAAGTGAGTAGTCATCTTTGGATTCGTGGGTTAGGGAGATTAAGGGTGATTAAGCTAGATCTAAGGTGTTTAGGTATAGATCAATCTTATTCCTTGCTAGTAGAAGGCTTTTAAATGGTCTTGCATTCCCTTTGCATCATAATCACTTAGGACTGGTTTGACATCCTATATATTACAACATTTGATTAGGGGCCTTGAAACCCCTATCATCAGATATACGCGATCTTCGTGACTATATACGCGAACTTCAAGACTGCGGGAGAGCCGTAAAATCTCAAATCCATCATGCTACGATCGCGGTCCTCGAGATCGACAGACTGCTGGAAGGGGCTCGGAAAACCCCTTTCACCGCTCGCATCTCAGATACGAGGGTGTCCGATCAAGGAAAGATCAAAGTACCGAAGTATGATGGTACGACCGATCCGAGAGCGCACCTTCAGGCTTTCCACATCACGAAGGGAAGAGCGAGGCTGAAGGACGGCGAAAGAGACGCCGGCTACTGCCGCCTGTTCGTCGAGAATCTAGAAGGAGCAGCCCTCGAATGGTTCGCATGCCTTAAGAGAAACTCTATCGGAAGTTTCCGACAGCTCGCATCGGAAGTTTCCGACAGCTCGCATCGGAATTCCTCAAGCAATACTCTATGTTCATAGATAGAGAAACTTCTGATGTCGATCTCTGGAGTCTGTCCTAGAGGGAAGACGAACCCCTCTGCGAGTTCATCAGCCGATTCAAGTTGGTAATGTCTAGGGTCAGCGGGATAAGCGACAAGGTGGCCATCGATGCGTTCAGAAAGGCGCCCTGGTACAAGTAGAAATTTAGAAAATGGATATTCCTCGAAAAACCGCGAACAATCTAAGACGCCCTCCACAAGGCGACGGACTACATCATGATCGAGGAAGAAACGAAAATCGTATCGCAAAAACATAAGCCGGCGAGATCATCCTCGAAAAATGTAGACCCAAAAACGAGGAACAAGAACCCTCGTAACGACAAGTATGTCCATCACGAGGGGGAAGAACTCCAAGGAGCGCACAATTACGCAATCGCCTCAGACCAGGGCCGAACCACGGGTAATACGTGGACTCGCAATCAAGGATACAATGAAAACACCTTCTGCAAGTTCCACCAGTCCCGGGGACACTCCACGACTAACTGCAAGGTCTTGGGAGCAAGGCTGGCCGCGAAGCTACTAGCCGGAGAACTCTAGGAAGTGACCAGCGTGAAAGATCTCATCCTCGAGACCGATCACACCCCGAAGCCGGACAGAAACCTTCCCCCGGAGAGATCTCCTCAAAGAAACCAATCTGGGGATAAACGCAGCAGGAGGCCAGACGACAAAGGGAACGATAACAATCGTCGTAGAGTCAACATGATCATCGAAGGATCGCAATTCTGCAACGATACGGTTTCGGCCATCAAGGCTTACCAGCGGAAGGCGGAGTCAAGCGCAAACTGACCTACATGGTCTCCTACCCGAGATGATCAGAACTGCTCAATCACCTTCACNNNNNNNNNNNNNNNNNNNNNNNNNNNNNNNNNNNNNNNNNNNNNNNNNNNNNNNNNNNNNNNNNNNNNNNNNNNNNNNNNNNNNNNNNNCACGGTCAATGTAATCTTCCGTGACACTCTCAATCGGATGAGCATCATACTCGAGAAGTAACTCCAACTCCGAAACCGCTCACAGGCTTTTCAGGCGAAGTATCGATGACCATCGGATCGATCCGGCTACCAGCTACCTGTCATGGCCAAGGAGGTCACAAAAATCGTAGAGTTCACGGTAGTCGATCATCCAGCCATCTACAACGTGATCATGGGAACCCTATGGCTCAACGCTATGCAAGCCGTTCCATCGACGTACCACCTGGGCGTCAAATTCCCAAACCCAAGCGGAGTCGCAGCTATCTGGGGATGTCAGAAACAGTCGCGACTGTGATACTTCGCGGAACACAAGCTAAGACAGATGACGACCTCTGCAACGGCAAATCGCAAACGCACGAAGATTGATAAATCTTTGACCGACGTTTCAAGAAAAGACGATTTAACATCGTCTGCTGACGCATGCGCTTCGGGTGTCGAAACTCAACATGAGTCCGAAGCCGACACTACAACTCAACCGGAACATCCGGAAGAGAACACTGACCCAGCCACGATCATCACGATCAAGGCGGTCAGCACGACAACAACCGCCGAGTGAAAATACTCGCGGGCACAAAACAGAACTACGAGATGGCTTGATCCTCAAAAGGGGTACGTAGGCAGCTCGTCGAAAGGCGAGTTCAGCTATCCCCCTCTCTAAAAAGGGGGGGAGTGGGTGTGTATACTCGTATACTCCCACATTGGAAAGATGCGTTATTGTAATCGAATTCCATAGAGATTTCAAAATTTTTTACGTTCAATATGTGTCGCTCTTTTTTAAGACAAAATCGCAAAACAATCTCACTTCAGCACCGAAAATATACGTATAGTCTTCGAAATAACTGCGAGACGTCGCCAAGTTAAAAATCGAGATGATACTAACAAATTGTCCGAACGCGACCACTACAAATCTTACACTCCGTTCGTCGATTGGCCCCGACGAACACATCAGCCGTCTTAAACAAACGCAACTTGATCACTCTTTTGATCTTCAAACGTCTAACACTAGAACGAAAGCGTGCTACAAAAATTGGTCTAGCACTTCCAGTTGGCTTAAAAATTGTCTCTGGAAAGATGCTCGATTCGTACCATACAAGTCGTATAAGCCGAGAACCTATCGCGGACTTTAAATCGGTACGAATCAGGTAGAAATCGCAACAGGAAAACCGATAGCCGGCTAGTCACCGCACAAACCTTAAAACCGAGAGTAAACCTAGGTCTTGCCCTAAGCCCATCGCATTGGTCTCAGACATCTCAAAGACATGATATCTAAACGTTGCGAGATCCTCAAACATGTCTTTTCTTCTTATCTCAACGTTCCCGAAAGGATGTAGATAATTTTTACGAAAACTCACGTCTCGAACAAACTAACAGATTGAACGCCTCAACGAAGNNNNNNNNNNNNNNNNNNNNNNNNNNNNNNNNNNNNNNNNNNNNNNNNNNNNNNNNNNNNNNNNNNNNNNNNNNNNNNNNNNNNNNNNNNNNNNNNNNNNNNNNNNNNNNNNNNNNNNNNNNNNNNNNNNNNNNNNNNNNNNNNNNNNNNNNNNNNNNNNNNNNNNNNNNNNNNNNNNNNNNNNNNNNNNNNNNNNNNNNNNNNNNNNNNNNNNNNNNNNNNNNNNNNNNCGTGGTTTCTACGGTATCAGGAGAAACCGGGATGGGATCCCAGAATCCCTGAATCTTCCCATCGATCGGAGAAATGAGCGTCTCAGTGTGAGCATGATCCTTCATGCCACCCTTCATTAACTCCATCTCCCTCTCGAAAACATAATCATCCGCCTGCATCTTCCAAAGGCTCCCGATGGAGCCGCGACACTCACAGAAGTTGCCCAGCGAGTTGAAAGCGCCCTTAAGATTCCCGTACTCAACCTGGAATTGATAAGCGCGAGTCTTCATCACCTCGGCAATTTCCCTCTTGCCCTTCCGTTCCGCTCTACGAACAGCCCTGGCATGATCACGAGCGAGTTGAGCGTCTCGCGCCAACATCTCGTCTCGCATGCGAGCAAGATCCTTTTCCGCCTTCTCCGCTTTAAAGCGATAGATCATGGCCTCTCTATGGCTCGCCTCAATGGCCGATCCAAGCAAGTTCAAACCCTATAAAACCGATTGACACGTTATAAGCAAAAAATAATAATAACGATCGTCAAAATTCTTAAAGTTTATACCCCGTTAATGATACGAGATCCTTCCGCGACGATTTTTGGCCTCCCCGACTCGCTCGTGGCCGGAGGAGCATCAACGCCCGACGGAAGACCAGCGAAGAAATCATCAAAGTCCGGAATAGGGACCTCGCTCGTACCGCTTCCATCGCCAAAAACAAGGTTCGGATCCCATCCTGGAAGCATGCAATCGTCCACCAAAAACTCTAGGTCTCTGAGATCAATATCTTTCCCCTTTGAAGAGTTCAGCCCCGTCACAATCGTGGGAGTGGCGTTGGGGCCTTGGTCTTCAGCTTCGGAATCACTCCTTGTTTCTCCGCCCAAAGCAGGACTAGGATGCACAAACCTCAGCGCCTTTCGAACTCNNNNNNNNNNNNNNNNNNNNNNNNNNNNNNNNNNNNNNNNNNNNNNNNNNNNNNNNNNNNNNNNNNNNNNNNNNNNNNNNNNNNNNNNNNNNNNNNNNNNNNNNNNNNNNNNNNNNNNNNNNNNNNNNNNNNNNNNNNNNNNNNNNNNNNNNNNNNNNNNNNNNNNNNNNNNNNNNNNNNNNNNNNNNNNNNNNNNNNNNNNNNNNNNNNNNNNNNNNNNNNNNNNNNNNNNNNNNNNNNNNNNNNNNNNNNNNNNNNNNNNNNNNNNNNNNNNNNNNNNNNNNNNNNNNNNNNNNNNNNNNNNNNNNNNNNNNNNNNNNNNNNNNNNNNNNNNNNNNNNNNNNNNNNNNNNNNNNNNNNNNNNNNNNNNNNNNNNNNNNNNNNNNNNNNNNNNNNNNNNNNNNNNNNNNNNNNNNNNNNNNNNNNNNNNNNNNNNNNNNNNNNNNNNNNNNNNNNNNNNNNNNNNNNNNNNNNNNNNNNNNNNNNNNNNNNNNNNNNNNNNNNNNNNNNNNNNNNNNNNNNNNNNNNNNNNNNNNNNNNNGGGGGACTACTAGCGCATTCTCCTTGACGAGGAACCCTGAATTCCACCGCGTCCGAAATATGGTAGAACGACCGCATGACCTCGAGGAATTCACTAGTACTCCTACTCTGTGCACCTGCCTTCACCGGGCGATGGTTCATGACCGGGAACGATTTTTCTTTGGGAGGCGTGATCGATCCGTAACACGCCACCCACTTTGCCTCGTTCTCGGCTGGGTCTACAGAATGAGGAATGAATTCCATCTTCGGCACTCGAAGCTCTTCAGAAACGTTCGCGGGCAAGGACCCTTTCTTCGAACTCCTCTTCTTACTCGACATCTCGTGTTTTTCTTTATAATCAAGAAGGAAATGATAGAGAGAAAGAGAAAGAACTTTTCAAGAAAAACCTCTCTATGAGAATGAGTAAGTGTGAAGATTGTGAAGAAATTACCTCCCTTCTTATAGGCATGAGAAATTATTATTTACTTGCGGATTTTTGGACACGAACTTCGCCCAAATACACCAATCTCGTCCGAACTCGCCATACCGCGCATTGGGACCTCGCTAGAAATCCACACTCCCAACGAGCTGGGGGGCTAACTGTTGGAGTCGAAAATGGTTACGACGAAGTTAACTTCCAAATCCCCGAAGAAGGAAAAACGTAGAAACCTTCTTCGACAAATACTTTTTCGAAATAGATTCTTCTTTACGAAAAGCTTTGCGGAGGAAACGCGAGTCATCGGACAAGAGTCCGAAAAGGAACGTTACGCAGCGACCGAACACGTGCTCCGCTCGGTCGCTACTTAGCAACCGAGTTCGGGCCAAGGCTCGGTCGCTAGGTAGCGACCGAGCTCTTATGAAACATCGATACGACATTAGTCCATGTGTTCTCGTCTACCCTTCGATGCTATCTCCCGAAGACCGTAGCGAACTCATTTCACGATTCCCCGCCATTCTAAGTTATCGATCAAACTTTACCGTAAAANNNNNNNNNNNNNNNNNNNNNNNNNNNNNNNNNNNNNNNNNNNNNNNNNNNNNNNNNNNNNNNNNNNNNNNNNNNNNNNNNNNNNNNNAACCGACTTTGGAGCCAGTATATAAGGAGTCCTAGGCGAGAGGCATGGTGGATGACTTTTTCACAACAAACTTAGCACTTAGAGCGATTTTAGGCAATTTTCCGTTTTTGTTATTCGAGCTGCGACTCAATTAGGTTTTTGCCGTCTTAGGGTTTTAGAACTAGGAATCTCACCGACAGCTCTCGTAGCCCAGACACTTACCTTGTTGTAAACGCTCAAACGCAGATTCGGAATAAGAACTATCTTGCTCTCTTTTTTCGATTTCTTATTTTATTACTGTTCTCGTTTCGTGTTCTGATTGATTGGCGTATGGTATTAGCAGATATCCGGGACCTCTGAAAAATTAGGGTTCTCCTACTTTCCTAATTTAAACGGAAATCGACAGTGCGAATTTTGGTTCCCACAGTGTTGTACTCCTTGAACATAGCCCTAAGAAGATAAACATAAATAAAATATTTATACAAGTTTTGGAGGCATTGTTATTGAGGTTCACAAGATTAAAATACATGATTATAAAACATATACCTAAGAAGATCACCAACAGATTTCATCATTACTTTAGACTCTAAGCTCTCCTTCTCATAGAGCTTCTCAAAGCACAACTTTGCAAATTGCATCTTCTTCCTTGGATCGAAAACCGTGTCTAAGATCAGCATCCTGTTGACACTCTTGATACCATCCCAGTACTTGAGAAACTTCTGCAACATCTCCGACGCTTTCACCTTCAACTCAGGATCGAAGCTGTTGGCCAGTGTAGTGAGGTTTCTTTCTATGGTCACTATCTCACCGTAGCACTTGGAAGAATTCACCGTCGATGACGCAGAAACAACCAGAGTGCTGTTGTAAAAGATTATCAGAAACCTCTTGAGCTTCTCAACAGCACTCCAGTCTCTCAAAGAAGGTGGTCCACACCTCTTAACCCCATTTTCCATCTCCAAAATATAATCATTATACAACCTATCTTCTGCCTCCATCCTATCAAATGCAGTTCTAAACTGAAGATCCCTAGACAGCATAAGGAAGGTTGAATTCCATCTAGTCTTAATATCCATAGGTAAGCTACCTCGACTCATTCTCCCAGTTGTGACTCTAAGATCAAATGCATTAAGCCTAGGTGTTGAAGAACGAACATACTGAATAGTGTTCCTAATGGCTAACACATTTTCTCCTACCTCGGTCAAACCCTCCTTAGCAATTAAATTGATGATGTGAGCACATCACCTCATGTGCAAGAAATTCCCATCTAGAACTAAAGCCTCAGGGGAAACATCACTAAAATCCCTATGGAATCTCCTAATGGCAGAAGTTTTAGCAGTTGCATTGTCTACTGTAATGCAAAATACCTTCTCAATGCCCCATTCAGCTAGACACTCCAAGAGCACAGTTGCGATGGTCTGACCCTTGTGGTCCATCACATACTTGAAGCCTATGATAAGCTTCTTCAGCTGTCAAGTTGCGTCCACGAAGTTGGCAGTTATCACCATGTAACTTGCACCTGTTACAAATTAAACAAACAAAGTGAGGCTTTAGAAATTGAAAAAAAAAACTTTATAAATATATCAGATGCATAGAAGTTCTAAGTGACATTCTTTGTTAGAATTTTTTTTTAAAATGACTTTAGAAATTTAAAAAACTGACATTCTATGATAGAACAAAGTATAGCATAAATAAAACAAAGAAAAAAAGCTGTAAAGAAGTTACCTGTGACCTGTAAAACCCAAATGTCAGTTGTAAATGACACTCTTTGTTTGGTTGTGCGAAACATATTTTTCAAAGTTGCTTTCTTCCTCACATACATCTCAACGATGTCTCTGGTGGCAGTCCTTCTCGAGTGTGGCTTGTAGAGGTTTACCTTGCAAGTGTAAATAACAAACGTATTAGTAATTTTTCATGTAAAAAGAAGATAAAAAAAATAGGTAAGGGTTTATTAAATGGATTACCTTTCTGCAGAAGTGTTTCCAAGCACTGCTTTCAATAAATGAAAGAGGCAGTTCTCCTAGCACAATCAACTCATTTGATGCCTCTCTGAAAACAGACTCTGCAACTTCTGATGACTTCAGATTGCCATCAGTGTTGATCTCCATCTGATTCATACCTTGACTGGTTAACCAAGCTTGGTACTCTTTGCAGATGGACAGATGCTTCTGAAGGTTTGATGTTCCTGATTTGGTAGCGCATGAGAAGATCTTCTGACAATTGTGGCAGATGCATCTGTCACGACTTTCTTTGGTTCGAGTGAAATGCTTCCAGACACCAGACCTTGGCACAACGACTTTCATCACCTTCTTTGACTGAGAAGAGACACCAGAAGTTGCATCAACAGCAATGGCCTTCCCTCGGTTTTGAGTTCGCTGGCACTCTTCTCCTTCAACTTGAATGTCAACGTCCATGGTTTCTTCGACAGTGTGTGGGATTTTGGTGGATGAGGAAACCATCTGCAAGAGAATGAGAAAAAAAATTACCATCAGTGACATCAAAAGAAATGATTCAGTTATTAGTTTACTCGTGAACCTTGATTAATACGAAACAAACCGTAAGTTCATGAAAAAATAACCTATGATTACTCGTACAACAAACCCAAAACATAAGACTTCCTTGCAACAAACATCAACATGCACGATATGTTTTCATTTCACAAGTCAGCAAGTTCATGTAAAAGAACCTATGATTACTCGTGAATCGTGATGCTTGATTAATACGAAACAAAACAGAAGCTTTCCTATCTTAAAAATTGAATCAAAACCCAAAAACCCGAAAGCAAGAAAAAACAAATTGAAACAAGCATCGAGTACTCTGTAAAAGGAGGAGTACCTTTGCTTGATTACTTGATTTATGTGATGGAGGAGACGATGATGATAGCAGAAGTATTTATAGGATCTTAGACTTAGGGTTTTGGTTTCAAATCGAGGAAGAGAATCGGATAGGAGGTGCGAAAACCGTTGGAGATATCCGATAATCAGACTTAGAAAATAATTTTGGTGAGGATAACTTGGGAGACCGAGATTTAGGAAAGGTTTCATTGATTCTCTCCATGAAGATTAAGAGAAAATCAACTCTGGATACGGTTGGGAAAAAAGGGGATTAGGGTTAATGAGGGGCGGGTTTCAGGTGTAACCATTCGGTCTCTCGGGTTTTATCCGATCCGACCCGACACCCGAAAGTAGCAAATATTCAGGCCTATTCGGTTTTTTTGACAGATCCGGTCCCGACACATACCACCTTAAACGGACTGGGTTCGGTTCGGGTAATCGGGTTCAGACCTTTTGCCCAGGCCTAATTGAATGTTTGGATAACATGGTTTATTTAGTTTTCAAATATCTATCTATATATATATATATATATATATATATATTATTATAAAGTATAGTTTGCTCATTCCTGGTGAAGCCACCTTATCTGCCACATAGATAAGTCGAGCTCTCCCAGGCCGACACGTGTCACTCAGTAATGAAACTCATCGTTTCATTTAAATGCTGAGTTTTGATGGGCTTTCAA includes:
- the LOC106298016 gene encoding zinc finger BED domain-containing protein RICESLEEPER 2-like translates to MDVDIQVEGEECQRTQNRGKAIAVDATSGVSSQSKKVMKVVVPRSGVWKHFTRTKESRDRCICHNCQKIFSCATKSGTSNLQKHLSICKEYQAWLTSQGMNQMEINTDGNLKSSEVAESVFREASNELIVLGELPLSFIESSAWKHFCRKVNLYKPHSRRTATRDIVEMSQVQLKKLIIGFKYVMDHKGQTIATVLLECLAEWGIEKVFCITVDNATAKTSAIRRFHRDFSDVSPEALVLDGNFLHMRLNAFDLRVTTGRMSRGSLPMDIKTRWNSTFLMLSRDLQFRTAFDRMEAEDRLYNDYILEMENGVKRCGPPSLRDWSAVEKLKRFLIIFYNSTLVVSASSTVNSSKCYGEIVTIERNLTTLANSFDPELKVKASEMLQKFLKYWDGIKSVNRMLILDTVFDPRKKMQFAKLCFEKLYEKESLESKVMMKSVGDLLRYMFYNHVF